The Terriglobales bacterium DNA segment GTGAGCCGCGTCCGCCATCTGCTGGGACGCCTGTTCAGCATCGCCTCGACCGCCGGACGCGGCCGCGGCTACGGCCAGAAGTACACCGTGCCCACCATCAACCTCAGCCGCTATGACGAGGCGACGCCGGGCGACGGCGTCTACATCACCAGCACCCGCATCGGCAACGACTGCTTCGACTCGGTAACCAACATCGGCAGCCGCCCCACCTTCGGCGCGGACAGCTTCGCCATCGAGAGTCACCTATTGAACTTCCACCCGCTCGAAGTCACGGCCGAGACCGAGGTGGAGATCTTCTTCCGCCGCTGGCTGCGACCGGAGATCAAGTTTCCCTCCGTCGACGCGCTGCGCGAGCAGATTGCCCGGGATGTCCACCGCGCCCGCCAGTACTTCCGGCTCGCACCCGCGCGCCCGCCGAATCCTGGGAAGTAACCTCTCCCGGGTCTGAGATACAATCCCGCGCGCATGGCCACTGCTCCCGCCACCACCGGGTTCTCCTCCGTTACCCGCGACCAGTGGCGCACCCTTGTGGCCGCGGCCCTGGGCTGGATGCTCGACGCCTTCGACGTCATGCTCTACGCCCTGGTGCTCACCCACATCATGCGCGACCTGGGCATGACGAAAGCCGTGGGCGGCCTTCTGGCCACGCTTACCCTGCTGGCCTCCGGCTTTGGCGGGATGCTCTTCGGCTCCATCGCCGACCGCGTCGGGCGCAAGCGGGCCCTGATGCTCAGCATCCTTACCTACTCTGTCTGCTCCTTCGCCTCCGGATTCGCGACCTCCGTCGCCATGCTGGCGGTCTTCCGTTTCGTCCTGGGGCTGGGCATGGGCGGCGAGTGGAACACGGGCGCGACGCTGGTGGCCGAGACCTGGCCCATGCGGCTGCGCGCCAAGGCCATCGCCCTGGTGCAAAGTTCCTGGGCCATCGGATACGCCGCCGCGGCGCTGGTGGCCTGGGGCGTCCTGCGACTCTACCCCAGCAACTGGCGCGTGGTCTTCTTCGTGGGCGTGCTGCCCGCGCTGGTCACCCTGTGGATCCGCAAAGACGTGCCCGAATCGGAGATGTGGAAGCAGCAGCGCCAGCAAGCGGAAGACAAGCCGCCTGCCGTCCGCTTCCGGGAGCTGTTCTCCGAGAAGTACCTGGGCAAGACCGCGGCGCTGTTCTTCCTGAACTTCTTCGGGATGTTCGGATGGTGGGGACTCTTCACCTGGGTGCCGAGCTTCCTGTCGTCCCCCATCGCCGAGGGCGGCCGCGGCTTCGATCCGAAACAAATGACCATCATGCTGGTGGTGCTTAACCTGGTGGGGATGTTCCCCGGCTACGCCAGCTTCGGCTGGGTGGCCGACCACCTGGGTCGTAGGAAATCTTTCATCCTTTACACCGGGATGGCCGCCCTGCTGGTGCCCATCTATGCGCGGTTGCAGGACCCGACCACGCTGCTCTTCCT contains these protein-coding regions:
- a CDS encoding MFS transporter, translated to MATAPATTGFSSVTRDQWRTLVAAALGWMLDAFDVMLYALVLTHIMRDLGMTKAVGGLLATLTLLASGFGGMLFGSIADRVGRKRALMLSILTYSVCSFASGFATSVAMLAVFRFVLGLGMGGEWNTGATLVAETWPMRLRAKAIALVQSSWAIGYAAAALVAWGVLRLYPSNWRVVFFVGVLPALVTLWIRKDVPESEMWKQQRQQAEDKPPAVRFRELFSEKYLGKTAALFFLNFFGMFGWWGLFTWVPSFLSSPIAEGGRGFDPKQMTIMLVVLNLVGMFPGYASFGWVADHLGRRKSFILYTGMAALLVPIYARLQDPTTLLFLGIPVAFFGTGFFSGSGIVGSELFPTSVRARALGFTYNGARTLSSVAPFVIGYVAQSRGLGGAFFLCAASFFLAALVATQLPETKGKHLE